The Niallia alba genome includes a window with the following:
- a CDS encoding metallophosphoesterase produces MLIISLLIGICLFFSFYQNNSLTTSTFTLSSPKIGDSLKIVQLSDLHSKQFGKNQKRLVNRVKQLDPDLIVFTGDLVDSKKYDEQKSMTLMEKLVELAPTYYVTGNHESWSGKFPSLEEKLEQTGVQVLRNEQTLFHIGGETINIMGVDDPAFLSGEQELSRIVDSLSQEEHFNLLLSHRPELFSLYENIDLVLTGHAHGGQVRLPFIGGIIAPDQGFMPKYTAGMYKNKETVMIVNRGLGNSIIPQRIFNRPEIVEVVLKKE; encoded by the coding sequence ATGTTAATTATTAGCCTATTAATAGGCATCTGTCTGTTTTTTTCTTTCTATCAAAATAATAGTCTGACTACCTCCACTTTCACTCTCTCATCCCCAAAAATAGGGGATTCGTTAAAAATAGTGCAGTTATCGGATCTGCATAGCAAGCAGTTTGGAAAAAACCAAAAGCGGTTAGTAAATCGTGTAAAACAGCTAGATCCGGATCTCATTGTTTTTACTGGAGATCTAGTGGATTCAAAAAAATATGACGAACAGAAAAGCATGACACTAATGGAAAAACTGGTTGAACTAGCTCCGACGTATTATGTTACAGGAAATCATGAATCATGGTCAGGAAAATTTCCTTCGTTAGAAGAGAAATTAGAGCAAACCGGCGTTCAAGTATTAAGAAATGAACAGACCTTGTTCCATATAGGTGGAGAGACGATAAATATCATGGGGGTGGATGATCCTGCTTTTTTGTCAGGAGAACAAGAGCTGTCTAGAATAGTAGATAGCTTATCACAAGAGGAACATTTTAATCTGTTGCTCTCCCATCGACCTGAATTATTTTCCCTCTATGAAAATATCGATCTAGTGCTAACTGGCCATGCACATGGCGGCCAAGTAAGACTGCCTTTTATCGGTGGTATAATTGCGCCAGACCAAGGATTCATGCCGAAATATACAGCAGGTATGTATAAAAACAAAGAAACGGTAATGATCGTTAATAGAGGTTTAGGAAATAGCATTATTCCCCAAAGAATTTTTAACCGACCAGAGATTGTGGAAGTAGTGTTGAAGAAAGAGTGA